The window AACTCAGAATCTGCGCTTCAAAATCCACACGTCGAAATCTACACTTGGCGAAGCGGTCCTTCACCCATCAACCGCGCCTGGGCGATGCTACTTTGGAATACGGATCAGTTTTAGTCTCCACCGAATCCTGTCGCTGCAATTCGGACGAACGAAAACCGCCTACCCAGATCGCGACCCAGCAAGGCAGCGAACCGGAGGGGATCAAAGTCCATCGCAGCAAACGTCGCTCCAGGCGAAAGTACGCAGAGGCACGTTACCGGGCTGTTCAATGCCAGGTCAGCCTCGGAGAACAGCTTCAGCCGGCGAACTGTGCGCTGAGACGGACAGCCGCCCCACAAGTTGATTGTCGGATGACTTCGAGTTTTGCAGGCGGCATTCGGTGTGCAGGCCCAAAGCTGACCATGATGCCTACGAGATCCCCTCCCCTGCCCGTTACAGCAGCGGCGACGGCATTTGCGTCCTCGACCCACTCCCCCTGCACAAGGGCGTGTCCGTCGCGACGGACCATCTCGATACGCGCCATCTGTTCCGTGACGTAGGATGGCGGATAGCCCAGCTCCTGCGAGATTGTCTCCAACGCGCGCCGCACCTCGTCCTTTGGCCGGAATGCATAGACGACCAATTGGAGCGCGCTGATTCCCCGCCCGGACAAAAGCACGTGGTCGACAGGGTGCGTGTCGCCAACGGAATAAAAAACACGAACGGTATGTGGGGTTTCCACCTGATCTATCATCACAATATTCTTGCCCTCGACGATTGCGAAGGATGCACTCTCGCCAGTCTCGACGACAAGTTCGCTCAGAACGGGATGGACCAGTGCGAGAAGAGTGTTCTGCTGGCGCTGCATGCGGGAGAGACGCCACAACTTGGAAGTCAGCACGTAGCGGTCGCCTCCGGCGTCTCGGGCAACGAAGCCGCTCGCGATCAGTGTTTGCAGCAGTCGATGTACGTTACTCCGTGTGAGCGACAATTCGTTCGCAAGATCCGAGACCCCACGTGATCGCTCACTCCGGCTGATGGCCTCAAGGAGAAGCAACCCTTTCGTCAGGGTTTTGTCGACACCTGGCACGGCTCCGCTTCGCGCGTCATTCCCAGTTCCGGCCTGGCGATCAAGCTTCATCGAACAGTCACCAACGTCCTCACAACGAACCTGATTGTGCCCGGACTTCTACGTTCCTCATCAGCGCGCGGGCAATCAGCTGCAACGTATCGCAAATCCGCAGGGGAATAGCGCCCCGGACGCGAGGGCACGCGCTGACCCGCCTCGATCCATTGACCACGCATCTTATTGTTCATATAATGGAATCTAATTCTGAAATACAGAACAAAATGCCAAGAACGGGCGGAAATAGATTTAATGTTACCACTAGGAAAAAGTGCATGGTGGAGCGTCGTTGGGGCCAACTTGGGCTTGATGGTATCGAACGGTCCGATCGTTCAATTCAGCTTCGGATCCTTGATCAAGCCGCTCGCCGACGAGTTCGAAACCGATCGGGCGACCCTCTCCAGTGCGGTCCTGATCGCCTTCACAGCCACCGCTATTTTCACGCCGTTCGCGGGCCGCCTTGTTGATCGCTTCGGCGTCCGCCCGGTCGTGCTGCCCGCCATCGTCCTGTTCGCACTGGCGATCGCGGCACTGTCCCTTTCGCCATCGTCGGCGTACGGCTTTCTCTTTTTCTATGGCGTCTTGGGTATTTTCGCTGCGGGGCAGACGCCCCTACCCTACGCGAAATCCGTCGCGGGCTGCTTCGACGCGAAAAGAGGCTTGGCGCTCGGCATATCGATGGCAGGCGTGGGTCTCGGAGCGGCCATCATCCCGCAGGTAACCCAAGCGCTCATTACAAGTGTGGGCTGGCGCAACACCTACCTCGCGCTTGCTGTGATCGTGTTCGCGGTGGGCTTTCCAGCGGCATTGCTTTTGTTGAAAGAGCCCGCAAGAGCCGGCACGGGACCGTTGCAATTGGAAGGCCTCGGCGCCCAGGAGGCTGCCCATTCGCGTCAGTTCTGGTCTCTTGTCATTATCTTTCTGACGATGGTCATGGCTTGTGCGGGTGTGATCGCGCATATCGTGCCGATACTGACGGATGCGGGCGTTAATCCCCAACTGGCGACGAGCGCCGTCGGTTCGGCGGGGCTGGCTCTGATCATAGGCCGCCTGATCGTGGGTTACCTGCTGGACAAGATCTTTGCGCCCTACGTTACGCTTTTCTTCCTGTTAGTTATTCTATTCGGCATCGGCCTGCTCCAAATCTCCACGTCTCCGATGACGGCTGTGATGTCGGCAATGTGTATCGGCTTGGGACTGGGCGCCGAGATCGATCTGCTGGCGTACCTGATCTCGCGATACTTCGGGATGCGATCGTTCGGAACGATCTACGGCTATATGTTCGCCGCTTTCAACATCGGCTGTGGGCTGGGGCCATTCTTGATGGGTCTGTCGCAGAGCCAAACCGGATCATATGGCACGGCGATTCTCACTTTCGCCGTTGGGCTGATGGTGGCCGTCGCCCTTGTCTTCGGCCTTGGCCCATATCGGTATGCGAGCGCTTCGAAGGTCGAGCTTGCGTCACCCGTGCCAGCTTCGGTCTGACCTGCTTCGCCCGCGAAGCGAATCAAAAAACACCAAGAAAGAAGAGGATGCGCCTGTATGAGCACAATTGAGATATCCAAGGCCAACCAAGATCGAGTTGTTGCTGCCTGGCTCGCCGATTTTGAGGCGATGCTCAATCGCGGCGACCTGTCCGATCTCGCGACGCTCTTCCATCCCGACGGCTATTGGCGCGACCTCCTTGCGATGTCGTGGCAGTTGAGAACATTCCACGGAACTTTCCAGATCGAGCGCGGCCTTCGCGGGGTCGAAGGAAAGCAACGCCCTCGCAGCTTTCGTTTTCGAGGTGAAGCGACGCAGGGTCAACTCGGCGAGTTCGGCGCCACGGTCGAAGGCTTCTTTACTTTTGAGACCGACCTTGCTTATGGGCGCGGATACTTGCGGCTCGCCCAGTCGGACAGCACGGAGGAATCCGGATACTTAGCCGTTACCCTCCTGACAGCCATGGCTGAGCTCAAGGGCTTTCCCGAACGCCGCGGCCGTCACCGTGACCGAACGTTTGCGAGAGCCGTGGAAGGCAATTCGGACAACTGGCTAGACCGCCGTCAGGCGGATATTGCATATCGTGACAGGGATCCGGAGGTCATAATCGTTGGTGCTGGCCAGGCGGGGCTCGCGTTGGCGGCACGGTTGCGGCATCTGGACGTCGACGCGCTGGTGGTGGACCGCGATGAACGGATCGGCGACGTCTGGCGAAAGCGATATCACTCGCTCACGTTACACAACGAGATCTGTACCAACCATTTTCCTTATATGCCGTTTCCGGACAGTTGGCCTGTCTTTATCCCGAAGGACAAGCTCGCCAACTGGATGGAATTTTATGCAGACGCCATGGAAATCAACGTCTGGGCGCGAACAGAATTCCTCGGTGCCAATTACGCCGACGGGCGTTGGACCACTCGGTTGCGAACGCCCGAGGGCGGCATCCGCGTAATGCGACCGAGTCACGTTGTGCTGGCAGTCGGCGTCAGCGGACTCCCGAACATTCCTGGAATTGAGGGGCTCGACGAATTCGAAGGTACTGTCATTCATTCGAGCGGGCAGACCAACGACATCGACACACTGGGCAAGTCGGCACTTATCGTCGGGGCTGGCACGAGTGGTCACGACATCGCCCAAGACCTCCATCTGCGTGGCGCACATGTCACGATGCTGCAGAGGTCTTCGACAACTGTGGTCAGCGTCGAGCCAAGTTCCACAAGGGCGTACGAATTGTATCAGCGCAACGAGGGAGTGCGGCCGATCGAAGATATCGACCTGATGAGCGCTTCGATACCCTACGATCTCGTGCGTCGCCTGCACGGACCCCTCAGCCGACGAATGGCAGAGGACGACCATGATCTACTCGACCGCCTGCGTAAAGTTGGCTTTGAGCTCGACAACGGCGAGGACGATACCGGGTTCTTCCTGAAGTTGCTGCGGCGCCTCGGCGGCTATTACCTCAACGTGGGCGCGTCCGACCTCATTGCAGACGGCAAGATAAAACTGAAGTCGGGCGTCACGCTTGAACGCCTTGAAGGAAAGCGGGCCGTTTTCTCGGACGGATCGATTCTCGACCTGGATTTGCTCGTGCTGGCCACGGGCTATAAACCCCTGCAGGAGGCCGTGCGAGCGCTGTTGGGCGATGAGATCGCTGACCGCGTCGGACCGATCTGGGGTATCGGAGCGGATGGTGAACTCTGCAACATGTTTTGCGCTACGCGACAGGATGGCTTTTACGTGATGGGCGGAACGCTCACTTTGTGCCGGTCCTTCTCGCGCTATACAGCGCTGATCATCAAGGCCAGACTCGAAGGTCTTGTGGACTGCTCCCGTGCCCGCAGGTCAGCCGGAATGCGCTGCTGAAAATAGCTTGATCGCGATCCCTCGCGCTTCATCGGACGCACTGCCCGGAATAGCATTGTAACTCACCCTTGTTACACAGGCGGGCAAGCACAACGCTTTGATAGGGCTTAACTTCTTGAAGGAAAAGAGGTCTTGAAGTTTATGGTGCGCCATTCAGTATAAAATTGCGAACTCATATATAATTGAAATTATTATATAATTTTCCACCCAGTGTGTTGAAGATCGACAGAGTGAAGCCTTTCATCGCGGATTAGACCCTGGATCGAGTGCAACCCAGTAGCAATTCTACTAGCGTATTGCGCGAACCCTCCGCTAGGGTGGAGGACCTTCGGTATGAGGCCCCATGCGAAGCGTGAGCGAGTCGGCCGACCTTTTTAGGCACGTAAGCGCCGATAAATCGGAATTCTATCGCCGCATCATGGACGTCTTTGCGGCGGCCAAACGGCAATACCGCTTGCAACTCAGACCCGACGAGGTTTTGGCCGAGGCAGAGTGGAGCGGCGCGCCCCCTCGAATAGAGGAAGTCAACGTGGCCCTCACTCAGCTTACCGTCTGGGGAAACCTAGAATCGCATCCCGATACGGCGCGAGTTTCAAGTCTCAGCGACTTTTACCGCGCCCGCTTCCTCTACCGTCTCTCCCAGGGTGGAGAGGCCGTCGAGGCTGCGCTGACGCTCTTCGTACAAACGCTGCAGCGGCGCGCCGAGCTGCAAACTGTCGCACTCGAGGACATCGCAAATCGCTTGCGAGCCCTGCAGACGCTTGCGGGCGAGCGGGAACCCGATGTCGCGAAAGTTCACGAAACGCTGCGCGACCTCGTGCGCGTATTCGAGGGGCTGGCGGAGAACGCGCAGGCCTTCATGGCGGGCGTCGCCCGCAGCATCGAGCTGCAGCAGGCCGAGTCCAGCGCCGTATCGACTTACAAGCGGCAGCTGATAGATTATCTCGAACGTTTCATCGGCGACTTGGTGCGCCGCTCCGATACAATCGCGGGCCACATCCTCGCCCTCGATCCACGTATCGACGTCTTGCTGCAGCAGGTCGCAGCGCGCGAGGCGCGCGACGCCGCCCCAGGAAACGAAACCGATCGCGTCGAAGCACAAACGTCCCATTGGAACGCTTGGCGCGAACGTTGGAAAGGCCTCCATGGATGGTTTTTCCGCAGCGGCCACGAACCCTCTCAGGCCGAACTGTTGCGAGCGAGAGCAAGATCTGCGATCCCGCAACTCCTCGGTGCGATCGCCGCGCTCAACGAGCGCCGCAGCGGGCGCAGCGATCGATCGGCGGATTTCCGGATACTGGCCAACTGGTTCGTCGCCTGTCAAAACGACGGCGAGGCTCACCGCTTGGCACGCGCAGCCTTCGCGCTCAATCCTGCCCGACATTTCGCGCTGAACATGGACGCCGACGCCGATCTGCCGGCAAGCACCCGCTGGGCCGATGCTCCACCACTGAAGATCCATCCTCGGCTGCGCGAATACGGCGAGGCGACGCCGCGCGGGCCGATGGCCAGGATCCGGGATCGCGCCGAAGCCCGCGCACGGCTGGCGCGGGAGTTGGCCGAGGAGTTTCTGCAGGTAGAGGCCGCGCGCCGGCGTCTCGCGACCGGCCATTCCATCCGACTTTCGGATCTGGGAGAGCTCGACGGACATGCCTTCGGTCTCTTTCTCGGACTACTCGGCGAAGCTCTGACGGAACAGACACATCCGGAAGCCGCTGTGTCCCGGCAGACGGGCGATGGCCTGCTCCACATCGACCTCACGCCTCTGGCGGCCGAAACCCGGGCAGAGATATCGACGCCGCACGGCATCTTTTCGGGTCGCGATCACCTCATCACAATTACGCCGACGCAGGACTTGCGCTGATGTCCAGCGCCGAGGATACGCGAGGAAGCAGCAACATCGGCCAGGAGCAGCGCAAACATCAACGCGAGGAGTTCAGGACGGCGGTCCGCGCGCTCCTGATGACCCCGCTGATGACGCCGGCCCACGACGAATTCCCCTCGGTACGCCGGCAGGCCGACGTACTGCGTGCCTGGTTCTCCCGCGAAGCCGGGTGGCCTCTGCATATCGAACAGGAGGGGGCTCGTCTGTATAAGAGACCCGCCGAACTGTCCGCGACCACGCGCGGGCTACCCGACTACGACAGGCGCCGCTACGTCCTACTATGCCTCGCATGCGCCGCGCTCGAGCGTTCAGAATCGCAGATCACGTTGCGTCTGCTGGGCGAGAGGCTGCTGCAACTCGCTGCCGAGCCCGTTCTGACATCGCTTGGCTTCGCCTTCACGCTTGGCACGCAACATGAGCGTCGCGAACTTGTGGCGGTCTGCCGGACGCTGCTGGAGATCGGAGTGCTCCAACGCGTCGTCGGCGACGAAGAGGCGTTCGTGCAGACGCGAGGCGAGCAGGCCGACGCGCTCTACGACGTGCAGCGCCGGACGCTCGCCGGCCTGCTCGCCGCCGTGCGCGGTCCATCGACGTGGCGACCGGAGGATGCCCCCGAGACCCTCGAGGAACGCCTGAGCGCGCTGGTCGACGAGCACGTCGCGGATAGCGACGAGGGACGTCGCACCGCGCTTCGCCACCAACTCGCGCGCCGCCTCCTCGACGATCCCGTGATCTACGTCGAGACGCTCGATGCCGAGGCTAGGGCATATTTCGTCAATCAACGCGGAGCCATGTCCGCACGTCTTTGCGAAGCCTCGGCTCTGACCGCGGAGCATCGGGCCGAAGGCCTGGCGCTTGTGGACGAGACTTGCTTGCTTACCGACGTCGCCATGCCGGCTGAAGGCACCGATGCCCATGCCACTCTGCTCGTCGCGGAATATCTCGCGGGTGCGCTCAAGCGACCCGATGCCCTCGACGCGGGCGCAAATCCGCATCGGATCGAGTTCTCCGAGCACGAAATCATCGCTTTTCTCCGCGATGCCAAGATCAGATACGGTCGATATTGGCGGAAATCCGCCCGCGAAGCCGGGGCGGAGCGCGAACTCGCCGACATCGCCATCGAACGGTTGGAAAAGCTTCAACTCGTTGTACGCGGCAGCGAGGGAATCCGACCGTTGCCAGCGATAGCCCGTTTCGGCCTCGGCGAGGCCGAAATCCGAGATCCTCCCGATGCACGGCGGGCGTCGATCGCCGAAGGGATCGGCCCGGCGTGAACGAACGGCCCACCTCCTTTGCCGCGACCTCCGAACGACCGGCGCTGCCGATTCCGGTCCGGGATCGCTGGCAGCCCCTGCGCCTCGGGCTGGTAGAGATGTTCCAGTACGACAGCGAAGAATTCTGGTTTCGCGACGGCCACCTGCTGCTACGCGGCAACAACGGTACCGGCAAATCGAAGGTGCTGTCGCTGACGCTTCCCTTTCTGTTCGATGGACAGCTAAAGCCCTCTCGCATCGAGCCCGACGGCGACAACGGCAAGAAGATGTCGTGGAATCTGCTGATGAATAGTTACGACCGCAGGGTCGGCTATTCCTGGATCGAGTTCGGCCGTCTCGGCAACGACGGCACGCCACACTATCTCACGCTCGGCGCCGGCCTCTCCGCCGTCGCCTCGCGTCCGAACGTGGAAAGCTGGTTCTTCGTCCTGGACGACGCGGACAAACTGACCCGCATCAATCAGGATCTATGGTTGATGAGCGAGCAGCGAGTGGTCCTCACCAAGGAGCGTCTGCGCGAGGCTCTCGAAGGCCGAGGTCAAGTGTTCGACACCGCGGCGAACTACCGTCGCGCCGTCGACGAGCGGCTTTTTCATCTGGGCGCCAGGCGCTACGACGCGCTGATGGATACGCTGATCCAATTGCGTCAGCCGCAATTGTCGAAGAAGCCCGACGAGACGGCGTTGTCGAATGCATTGACGGAAGCATTGCCGCCGTTGGCTCCGGAGCTGCTGGCCGACGTCGCCGAGGCGCTAGGCCAACTGGAAGAGGATCGCCAGCAGCTCGAGGAATACCAGTCGCTCGCCAAGGCCGTCGATCGCTTCGACCAAAGATACCGGGTCTACGCGGGCACGCAGACGCGAAGGCAGGCACGCACGCTGCGTCAGGCCCAGACGGAGTTCGACAATGCGAGTCGTTCGCGCGGCGAGGCAGAAGCGAGACTGGAGACCGCTTCGGCCGCCGAGGCCGAGGCGCGCAAAGCTTGCGATACGGCCGAAGTCGAATTCAAACGCGAGCGATCCCGCCTCGAAACCCTTCGCTCGGGAGCGGGGATGGAGGACGCGAACCGCCTGGAATCGGCGGAAAAGGACGCGGAAGGGCGTCAGAGGGCTCTGTCCAGCGCCGAAGGCGCGATGGAATCCGCGAGCCGGCGATTGAGGTCCAGCGTTGGGGAGACCAACTCCGCGGCGGAGCGAGTTCGGCAGATCGAACGACGCGTCGCCGATCTGCGCCGGGAATGCGAAGCCTTCGCCGACACGGCCGGAGTCCTCAATGCGCATGCCGACAATCCGATCGCCAAGCTCGACGCCGAACGGCTTGCGGCGTTGACGCCTCAGACCTTCGAAAAGGCCGGCTCCGAGCTTCGGGCCCTCGTTGAGGGCCGGCGCGAGGAGATTGCGTCGTTGCGGAGGCGGGATGCCGAA is drawn from Bradyrhizobium prioriisuperbiae and contains these coding sequences:
- a CDS encoding IclR family transcriptional regulator; protein product: MKLDRQAGTGNDARSGAVPGVDKTLTKGLLLLEAISRSERSRGVSDLANELSLTRSNVHRLLQTLIASGFVARDAGGDRYVLTSKLWRLSRMQRQQNTLLALVHPVLSELVVETGESASFAIVEGKNIVMIDQVETPHTVRVFYSVGDTHPVDHVLLSGRGISALQLVVYAFRPKDEVRRALETISQELGYPPSYVTEQMARIEMVRRDGHALVQGEWVEDANAVAAAVTGRGGDLVGIMVSFGPAHRMPPAKLEVIRQSTCGAAVRLSAQFAG
- a CDS encoding TIGR02678 family protein, whose product is MSSAEDTRGSSNIGQEQRKHQREEFRTAVRALLMTPLMTPAHDEFPSVRRQADVLRAWFSREAGWPLHIEQEGARLYKRPAELSATTRGLPDYDRRRYVLLCLACAALERSESQITLRLLGERLLQLAAEPVLTSLGFAFTLGTQHERRELVAVCRTLLEIGVLQRVVGDEEAFVQTRGEQADALYDVQRRTLAGLLAAVRGPSTWRPEDAPETLEERLSALVDEHVADSDEGRRTALRHQLARRLLDDPVIYVETLDAEARAYFVNQRGAMSARLCEASALTAEHRAEGLALVDETCLLTDVAMPAEGTDAHATLLVAEYLAGALKRPDALDAGANPHRIEFSEHEIIAFLRDAKIRYGRYWRKSAREAGAERELADIAIERLEKLQLVVRGSEGIRPLPAIARFGLGEAEIRDPPDARRASIAEGIGPA
- a CDS encoding NAD(P)/FAD-dependent oxidoreductase, with protein sequence MSTIEISKANQDRVVAAWLADFEAMLNRGDLSDLATLFHPDGYWRDLLAMSWQLRTFHGTFQIERGLRGVEGKQRPRSFRFRGEATQGQLGEFGATVEGFFTFETDLAYGRGYLRLAQSDSTEESGYLAVTLLTAMAELKGFPERRGRHRDRTFARAVEGNSDNWLDRRQADIAYRDRDPEVIIVGAGQAGLALAARLRHLDVDALVVDRDERIGDVWRKRYHSLTLHNEICTNHFPYMPFPDSWPVFIPKDKLANWMEFYADAMEINVWARTEFLGANYADGRWTTRLRTPEGGIRVMRPSHVVLAVGVSGLPNIPGIEGLDEFEGTVIHSSGQTNDIDTLGKSALIVGAGTSGHDIAQDLHLRGAHVTMLQRSSTTVVSVEPSSTRAYELYQRNEGVRPIEDIDLMSASIPYDLVRRLHGPLSRRMAEDDHDLLDRLRKVGFELDNGEDDTGFFLKLLRRLGGYYLNVGASDLIADGKIKLKSGVTLERLEGKRAVFSDGSILDLDLLVLATGYKPLQEAVRALLGDEIADRVGPIWGIGADGELCNMFCATRQDGFYVMGGTLTLCRSFSRYTALIIKARLEGLVDCSRARRSAGMRC
- a CDS encoding MFS transporter; the encoded protein is MVSNGPIVQFSFGSLIKPLADEFETDRATLSSAVLIAFTATAIFTPFAGRLVDRFGVRPVVLPAIVLFALAIAALSLSPSSAYGFLFFYGVLGIFAAGQTPLPYAKSVAGCFDAKRGLALGISMAGVGLGAAIIPQVTQALITSVGWRNTYLALAVIVFAVGFPAALLLLKEPARAGTGPLQLEGLGAQEAAHSRQFWSLVIIFLTMVMACAGVIAHIVPILTDAGVNPQLATSAVGSAGLALIIGRLIVGYLLDKIFAPYVTLFFLLVILFGIGLLQISTSPMTAVMSAMCIGLGLGAEIDLLAYLISRYFGMRSFGTIYGYMFAAFNIGCGLGPFLMGLSQSQTGSYGTAILTFAVGLMVAVALVFGLGPYRYASASKVELASPVPASV
- a CDS encoding TIGR02677 family protein, which codes for MRSVSESADLFRHVSADKSEFYRRIMDVFAAAKRQYRLQLRPDEVLAEAEWSGAPPRIEEVNVALTQLTVWGNLESHPDTARVSSLSDFYRARFLYRLSQGGEAVEAALTLFVQTLQRRAELQTVALEDIANRLRALQTLAGEREPDVAKVHETLRDLVRVFEGLAENAQAFMAGVARSIELQQAESSAVSTYKRQLIDYLERFIGDLVRRSDTIAGHILALDPRIDVLLQQVAAREARDAAPGNETDRVEAQTSHWNAWRERWKGLHGWFFRSGHEPSQAELLRARARSAIPQLLGAIAALNERRSGRSDRSADFRILANWFVACQNDGEAHRLARAAFALNPARHFALNMDADADLPASTRWADAPPLKIHPRLREYGEATPRGPMARIRDRAEARARLARELAEEFLQVEAARRRLATGHSIRLSDLGELDGHAFGLFLGLLGEALTEQTHPEAAVSRQTGDGLLHIDLTPLAAETRAEISTPHGIFSGRDHLITITPTQDLR